The Kroppenstedtia pulmonis genome has a segment encoding these proteins:
- a CDS encoding helix-turn-helix domain-containing protein: MTSNQKGKPLLTNREREVFELLVQDKTTKEIAQQLFISEKTVRNHISNVMQKLNVKGRSQAVVELVRLGDLKI; this comes from the coding sequence TTGACCAGCAACCAGAAAGGGAAACCCTTACTGACCAACAGGGAAAGGGAGGTTTTTGAGTTACTGGTACAGGACAAAACGACGAAAGAGATCGCCCAGCAACTTTTCATCAGCGAAAAAACCGTCCGGAATCATATTTCAAATGTGATGCAGAAACTGAATGTGAAAGGACGGTCCCAGGCAGTTGTGGAGTTGGTTCGACTTGGGGATCTGAAGATTTAA
- a CDS encoding MarR family winged helix-turn-helix transcriptional regulator, with translation MDKELVIELERIVREISVIVKRKGRDILNDFPITPPQFTALVWLQEEGDMTIGELSQKMYLACSTMTDLVDRMEKNDVVERVRDTRDRRVVRIHLLDKGVALIQDVMKARQAYLSEVMSHFSEDEIKEILKHLSLLHQEMNK, from the coding sequence ATGGATAAAGAGTTGGTTATCGAACTTGAACGAATAGTGCGGGAGATCAGTGTGATCGTCAAAAGAAAAGGAAGGGATATTCTGAATGATTTCCCGATTACACCTCCTCAGTTTACTGCCTTGGTATGGTTACAGGAAGAAGGGGACATGACCATTGGAGAATTGAGTCAGAAAATGTATCTGGCATGCAGTACGATGACGGACTTAGTGGATCGAATGGAGAAAAATGATGTGGTGGAAAGGGTTCGGGATACCCGTGACCGTCGGGTTGTCCGTATTCATCTGTTGGATAAGGGAGTGGCTTTGATTCAGGATGTTATGAAAGCGAGACAAGCTTATTTGTCTGAAGTGATGTCTCATTTTTCGGAGGATGAAATAAAAGAAATATTAAAACACCTCTCTCTATTGCACCAGGAAATGAATAAATAA